A window of the Fundulus heteroclitus isolate FHET01 unplaced genomic scaffold, MU-UCD_Fhet_4.1 scaffold_105, whole genome shotgun sequence genome harbors these coding sequences:
- the LOC118558178 gene encoding KAT8 regulatory NSL complex subunit 1-like protein has product MNSICLLFSWRVVDIQGLTATKAGDDKKIEDLGDEVFARRHRALEQREKRRWSSWEKRKRCRPSTRSGSRLSSSGGGMCTSGEESSVEWSCAQLDSDEQPRSEEWLPRAPWESRVFPLDEHEEAALLSDEEKIPSGWTESSCMSFSSKSSIFHSSPTQSACTPLPSSGQNTTCTSSGS; this is encoded by the exons ATGAACagcatttgtcttttatttagcTGGCGGGTGGTCGACATCCAGGGTTTGACGGCTACAAAGGCAGGAGACGATAAGAAA ATCGAGGATCTCGGCGACGAAGTGTTCGCTCGGCGGCACCGGGCTTTGGAGCAGAGGGAGAAGCGGCGCTGGTCGTCCTGGGAAAAGAGGAAGCGCTGCAGGCCTTCTACAAG ATCTGGCAGCAGGCTATCAAGCAGTGGGGGCGGGATGTGCACATCAGGCGAGGAGAGCTCTGTGGAGTGGAGTTGTGCTCAGCTGGATTCTGATGAGCAGCCGCGGTCGGAGGAGTGGCTG CCTCGGGCACCTTGGGAATCCCGAGTCTTTCCTCTGGATGAGCACGAGGAAGCCGCTCTGCTCTCTGACGAAGAGAAAATCCCGTCTGGATGGACAGAATCCAGCTGTATGTCTTTCTCATCAAAGTCCTCCATCTTCCATTCGTCCCCAACTCAGTCAGCCTGCACTCCACTGCCCTCTTCAGGACAAAATACGACCTGCACGTCCAGTGGCAGCTGA